Proteins found in one Corynebacterium freneyi genomic segment:
- a CDS encoding carboxymuconolactone decarboxylase family protein, whose translation MNNTSRAHTGSTHAGPDHTGPDHAPSTPTEDRPASPPLPTGRPGPGTRRQLGLVNGAIEAIGARATGRKRLGVFATIGRAKRLFRGWLIYSATMMPFGELSRQDTELVILRVAHGRGADYERDHHRVIGKRAGLTDVEIAAVDRRDHGFTGRRGAMLEVADQLVARRDVDDAAWSELTRHLSDRECVALVQLVTHYDGLATALHVLGTPPDEKR comes from the coding sequence ATGAACAATACTTCCCGCGCCCACACAGGTTCCACCCACGCAGGTCCCGACCACACAGGTCCCGACCACGCACCTTCCACCCCCACCGAGGACCGCCCGGCCAGCCCGCCGCTTCCCACCGGCCGCCCCGGCCCGGGCACACGCCGTCAGCTTGGCCTTGTCAACGGCGCGATCGAGGCCATCGGCGCCCGTGCCACCGGCCGCAAGCGCCTCGGGGTGTTCGCCACGATCGGCCGGGCGAAGCGCCTGTTCCGCGGTTGGCTGATCTACTCGGCGACGATGATGCCATTCGGCGAGTTGTCCCGGCAGGACACGGAGTTGGTCATCTTGCGCGTCGCCCACGGTCGCGGGGCGGACTATGAGCGGGATCATCACAGGGTGATCGGCAAGCGTGCGGGCTTGACCGACGTGGAGATCGCGGCCGTGGATCGTCGCGATCACGGTTTCACCGGCCGGCGCGGCGCGATGCTCGAGGTCGCCGACCAGCTCGTCGCCCGCCGCGACGTCGACGATGCCGCGTGGTCGGAGCTGACGCGCCATCTGTCGGATCGTGAATGCGTGGCCTTGGTGCAGTTGGTCACGCATTACGACGGCCTGGCCACCGCCCTCCACGTTCTGGGGACGCCTCCCGACGAAAAGCGGTGA
- a CDS encoding SDR family oxidoreductase gives MTDAPHNTSTHDDPRPLAVVTGAASGIGRGLAISLAGDGYRVAMADRNAAGLDDTAEAARRASGPGRNPIVDSTGLDIADFDAVAEWGERVVAKHGAPMEVYNAAGISVWGDPTTLPHAKWRGVIDINLMGTVHVVEAFIPAMADAGRGKLVCVSSAAGILGLPWHAAYSASKAGVLGLCEVLRFDLAPKGISVHAVAPGAVDTPLVHTLDINGIDRNAKRVANATKLFQSHAISPAEAAAIIRYEVDAGTYLIATSNEVPVGRWAQVNMPWAYRGVMKLLNRGLRWAAEGAETDPAARAGGA, from the coding sequence GTGACCGACGCCCCCCACAACACCTCCACCCACGACGACCCCCGCCCGCTGGCGGTGGTCACCGGCGCGGCCTCGGGAATCGGCCGCGGCCTGGCGATCTCCCTCGCCGGCGACGGCTACCGGGTCGCCATGGCCGACCGCAACGCCGCCGGTCTCGACGACACCGCCGAAGCGGCGCGCCGGGCATCCGGCCCCGGACGAAACCCGATCGTCGACTCCACCGGATTGGACATCGCCGACTTCGACGCAGTGGCCGAATGGGGTGAGCGCGTCGTCGCAAAGCACGGCGCCCCGATGGAGGTGTACAACGCCGCCGGCATCTCCGTGTGGGGCGACCCCACGACCCTGCCCCACGCCAAATGGCGCGGCGTCATCGACATCAACCTGATGGGCACCGTCCACGTCGTCGAAGCGTTCATCCCCGCCATGGCCGACGCCGGACGCGGCAAACTCGTGTGCGTGTCGTCGGCGGCCGGCATCCTCGGCCTGCCCTGGCACGCCGCCTACTCCGCATCGAAGGCCGGCGTCCTCGGCCTGTGCGAAGTGCTGCGATTCGATCTCGCCCCGAAGGGCATCTCCGTCCACGCCGTCGCCCCCGGCGCCGTCGACACCCCGCTCGTGCACACCCTCGACATCAACGGCATCGACCGCAACGCCAAGCGCGTCGCCAACGCCACCAAACTGTTCCAGTCGCACGCGATCTCGCCCGCCGAAGCCGCCGCGATCATCCGCTACGAGGTCGACGCCGGCACCTACCTCATCGCCACCTCCAACGAGGTGCCCGTCGGGCGGTGGGCGCAGGTCAACATGCCGTGGGCCTACCGCGGCGTCATGAAGCTGCTCAACCGCGGCCTGCGCTGGGCCGCCGAGGGCGCCGAAACCGACCCCGCCGCCCGGGCCGGCGGGGCATAG
- a CDS encoding alpha/beta hydrolase — MNYRPDPLTRIIARAGRAIMSAPTPLLRLVARPGRNGRGYLLDPDVAMSLALLKVIGSGKGIGELSVAEARREIDREAYLAAGPRPKVRTRDERIAGVAVRRYFGFPLADASAPAVMYLHGGGWAVGSLDSHDAPCLRLAEAAGVDVISVDYRLAPEHPFPAGLDDVMAVYEELTGPRPGAASGPDGAASPSGDRAASRRVAVIGDSAGANFAAVVCLEAKRRGLPQPALQGLLAPVTDMLAWVGDRDGWTGSGREFADGYFLTSADMSAYADLYIGDGAPGSASTQLAQDPRVSPLFAEDLSGLAPAFVALGGFDPLRDEGEAYAARLADAGVPVTVKIHRGMVHPFINSPGLWRTSRRAIDELAGAVRLALEVRQ; from the coding sequence ATGAACTACCGTCCCGACCCGTTGACCAGGATCATCGCTCGAGCCGGCCGCGCGATCATGTCCGCGCCGACGCCGCTGCTGCGTCTGGTGGCCCGGCCGGGCCGCAACGGGCGGGGATATTTGCTGGACCCGGACGTGGCGATGTCGCTGGCGTTGTTGAAGGTCATCGGGTCGGGCAAGGGCATCGGCGAGTTGTCCGTCGCCGAGGCGCGCAGGGAGATCGACCGGGAGGCGTACCTTGCCGCGGGGCCGCGTCCGAAGGTGCGCACGCGCGACGAGAGGATCGCCGGCGTTGCGGTGCGCAGGTATTTCGGTTTTCCGCTTGCCGACGCTTCCGCCCCCGCCGTGATGTATCTCCACGGCGGTGGATGGGCGGTCGGTTCGCTGGATTCCCATGATGCGCCGTGCCTGCGTTTGGCGGAGGCCGCCGGCGTCGACGTCATCTCCGTCGATTACCGGCTCGCGCCGGAGCATCCCTTCCCCGCCGGACTCGACGACGTCATGGCGGTGTACGAGGAGTTGACGGGCCCGCGCCCCGGGGCGGCATCCGGACCCGACGGTGCCGCCTCCCCCTCGGGTGATCGTGCCGCCTCCCGCCGCGTGGCCGTCATCGGCGACTCGGCCGGCGCGAACTTCGCCGCCGTCGTGTGCCTGGAGGCCAAACGCCGGGGCCTGCCCCAGCCGGCGTTGCAGGGGCTGCTCGCCCCGGTGACCGACATGCTCGCGTGGGTCGGCGACCGTGACGGCTGGACGGGCAGCGGCCGCGAGTTCGCCGACGGGTACTTTCTCACCTCCGCCGACATGTCCGCCTACGCGGATCTCTACATCGGCGACGGCGCCCCCGGCTCGGCGTCGACGCAGCTGGCGCAGGACCCGCGGGTCTCCCCTCTGTTCGCCGAGGACCTCTCGGGCCTGGCCCCGGCGTTCGTCGCGCTGGGCGGTTTCGACCCCCTGCGCGACGAGGGCGAGGCCTACGCCGCCCGTCTCGCCGACGCCGGAGTGCCGGTGACGGTGAAGATCCACCGCGGCATGGTCCACCCCTTCATCAACTCCCCCGGACTGTGGCGCACCTCGCGCCGGGCGATCGACGAACTCGCCGGCGCCGTTCGCCTGGCGCTCGAAGTCAGACAGTGA
- a CDS encoding M24 family metallopeptidase, translated as MTESLFPSDVYSRRLTRAAELAADRGLDGLVFGTGPDLEYLIGSSVSSHERLTALVVPVAKPGSGAPARPVLVLPAVERGDLPASAVPDLDVDVVLWADGEKPHRIVADALAPAAHADRPRIGVGASLTADHLLPILELTGAEAVLAGETLRELFMRKDDAEITQLRDAAAAIDRVHARVPAMLRAGRTEADVADELSAVILEEGHDAVDFVIVGSGPNGANPHHDFSDRVLCDGDVVVVDIGGTWGVGYHSDCTRTYVIGDAPDRATEAWAVLRAAQEAAVAAVRPGVTAASIDAAARDAIAAAGHADVFIHRTGHGIGLSLHEEPFIMEGNDLPLEPGMAFSVEPGLYFEGDFGMRLEDIVVVTEDGCESLNRGSHELVVAGGAHGAGAPAEGEK; from the coding sequence ATGACGGAATCACTCTTTCCATCGGACGTCTACTCCCGCCGCCTGACCCGCGCCGCCGAGCTCGCCGCCGACCGCGGCCTCGACGGGCTCGTCTTCGGAACCGGCCCCGACCTGGAATACCTCATCGGTTCGTCCGTGAGCTCCCATGAACGGTTGACGGCGCTGGTGGTGCCCGTCGCAAAGCCCGGAAGCGGCGCGCCCGCACGGCCCGTGCTGGTGCTGCCCGCCGTCGAACGCGGCGACCTGCCGGCGTCCGCGGTGCCGGACCTCGACGTCGACGTGGTGCTGTGGGCCGACGGCGAGAAGCCGCACCGCATCGTCGCCGACGCACTGGCGCCGGCCGCGCACGCCGACCGGCCCCGCATCGGCGTCGGCGCCTCCCTGACCGCCGACCACCTGCTGCCCATCCTCGAGCTGACCGGAGCCGAGGCGGTGCTGGCCGGCGAGACGCTGCGCGAGCTGTTCATGCGCAAGGACGACGCCGAAATCACCCAGCTGCGCGACGCCGCCGCGGCCATCGACCGGGTCCACGCCCGCGTCCCGGCAATGCTGCGCGCCGGGCGCACCGAGGCCGACGTCGCCGACGAGCTGTCCGCCGTGATCCTGGAGGAGGGTCACGACGCCGTCGACTTCGTCATCGTCGGCTCCGGGCCCAACGGCGCGAACCCGCACCACGACTTCTCCGACAGGGTGCTTTGCGACGGTGACGTCGTGGTCGTCGACATCGGCGGCACCTGGGGCGTGGGCTACCACTCCGACTGCACCCGCACCTACGTCATCGGCGACGCCCCGGACCGCGCCACCGAGGCCTGGGCGGTGCTGCGCGCGGCACAGGAAGCCGCCGTCGCCGCCGTGCGCCCGGGCGTGACCGCCGCGTCCATCGACGCCGCCGCCCGCGACGCCATCGCCGCCGCCGGACACGCGGACGTGTTCATCCACCGCACCGGCCACGGCATCGGCCTGAGCCTGCACGAGGAGCCCTTCATCATGGAGGGCAACGACCTGCCGCTGGAGCCGGGCATGGCGTTTTCCGTCGAGCCGGGCCTGTACTTCGAGGGCGACTTCGGCATGCGGCTGGAGGACATCGTCGTGGTCACCGAGGACGGGTGCGAGTCGCTGAACCGCGGGTCGCACGAGCTCGTCGTCGCGGGCGGTGCGCACGGCGCCGGCGCACCGGCGGAGGGGGAGAAGTAG
- a CDS encoding SDR family NAD(P)-dependent oxidoreductase → MGHVLILGGTSEIGGEVAARLANHNTVTLAARRVDGLDDIAKRLTDSGAVAVHRLYFDADDLESHARVLDEAWSKAPVDTAVIAFGILGDQAACEASGVEAARVIHTDFTAHAAIATELVARMEAAAASGELPVRDGAAGRILAFSSIAGARVRRANYVYGSAKAGLDGFLQGMQDRLHGGPVQLTISRPSFVVGRMTEGMKPAPMSSTPAQVAEASVTALDGRKLDVWIPARLGVLARATRFTPRFIWRKMPR, encoded by the coding sequence ATGGGGCACGTGCTCATCTTGGGCGGCACCAGCGAGATCGGCGGCGAGGTCGCCGCGCGGCTGGCCAACCACAACACGGTGACGTTGGCGGCGCGTCGGGTCGACGGGCTCGACGACATCGCCAAGCGGCTCACCGATTCCGGTGCGGTGGCCGTGCACCGGTTGTACTTCGATGCCGATGATCTGGAGTCGCACGCGCGCGTCCTCGACGAGGCGTGGTCGAAGGCGCCGGTGGACACGGCCGTCATCGCGTTCGGCATTCTCGGCGACCAGGCGGCGTGCGAGGCCTCTGGCGTCGAGGCGGCGCGCGTGATCCACACCGACTTCACCGCCCATGCGGCCATCGCCACGGAGCTGGTGGCGCGGATGGAGGCGGCGGCAGCGTCCGGCGAGTTGCCGGTGCGCGACGGGGCGGCCGGCCGCATTCTGGCGTTTTCGTCGATCGCCGGTGCCCGGGTTCGTCGCGCGAATTACGTCTACGGGTCCGCGAAGGCGGGGCTGGACGGGTTCCTGCAGGGCATGCAGGATCGGCTGCACGGCGGCCCGGTGCAGTTGACCATTTCGCGGCCGAGTTTCGTGGTCGGCCGCATGACCGAGGGGATGAAGCCGGCCCCGATGTCGTCGACGCCCGCGCAGGTCGCCGAGGCTTCGGTCACCGCGCTCGACGGCCGCAAGCTCGACGTGTGGATCCCGGCGCGTCTGGGCGTGCTGGCCCGCGCCACCCGGTTCACGCCGCGGTTCATCTGGAGGAAGATGCCGCGATGA
- the cbiT gene encoding precorrin-6Y C5,15-methyltransferase (decarboxylating) subunit CbiT: protein MTGLPGSRGRLRVVGIGCDGLDGLSVRARSVLDDAHRIIGAARQLDLLDVGSAAGADGGGGGITARRVTWPEGYWRRWGEVLADLDPATDVVLASGDPMFHGIGTTLVRELGADAIEVFAAPSSASLACARLGWALDRTPVVSLVTGLAGRASAGAVVPYADAGRPFLVLCRDADSVAHVAEALADRPDTTLTALTNVGGTADGPCPETIVRGTVARPPRPAGNLTILAVEPAGPARVWLTDDDFDSDGQLTKSPVRELTVAALGPRPGALLWDVGGGTGSIAIEWARHGGRAVCIERDAARAERIRANVANLSGGVEVIHGTAPQALPSLDGVPATAPHASAPDAIFIGGGLTADGMIDACVDVLAPGGRLVANTVTVESEAVLWAARARHGGTVHRIGIERAGKVGSFTAWRPALPVVQWVVDGPSQSNTHTDTTATDTARTARRGGEGEQHQ from the coding sequence ATGACGGGTCTTCCCGGTTCGCGGGGGCGTCTGCGGGTGGTGGGCATCGGCTGCGATGGTTTGGACGGGTTGAGCGTGCGGGCCCGGTCCGTGCTTGACGACGCCCACCGCATCATCGGAGCGGCCCGCCAGCTGGATCTGCTCGACGTCGGGTCGGCTGCAGGAGCCGACGGTGGGGGCGGCGGCATCACGGCGCGGCGCGTGACCTGGCCGGAGGGTTATTGGCGCCGGTGGGGCGAAGTCCTCGCCGACCTCGACCCGGCCACCGACGTGGTCCTGGCCAGTGGCGACCCGATGTTCCACGGCATCGGCACGACGCTGGTGCGCGAACTCGGCGCGGACGCCATCGAGGTCTTCGCCGCACCGTCGTCGGCGTCGCTGGCGTGTGCGCGCCTGGGGTGGGCGCTGGATCGCACTCCGGTGGTGTCGCTGGTGACAGGACTTGCCGGACGAGCCAGCGCCGGGGCGGTGGTGCCTTACGCCGACGCCGGGCGGCCGTTTCTGGTGCTGTGCCGCGACGCCGATTCCGTCGCCCACGTCGCCGAGGCCCTGGCCGACCGCCCCGACACCACGCTCACGGCGTTGACCAACGTCGGCGGCACCGCGGACGGCCCCTGCCCGGAGACCATCGTCCGCGGCACCGTCGCACGGCCCCCGAGGCCCGCCGGAAATCTCACCATCCTCGCCGTCGAACCCGCCGGCCCCGCCCGCGTCTGGCTTACCGATGACGACTTCGACTCCGACGGCCAACTGACCAAAAGCCCCGTTCGCGAACTCACCGTCGCAGCTCTCGGCCCGCGCCCCGGCGCACTGCTGTGGGACGTCGGCGGCGGCACCGGCTCCATCGCCATCGAATGGGCCCGCCACGGAGGCCGCGCCGTGTGCATCGAACGAGACGCCGCGCGCGCCGAACGCATCCGAGCCAACGTCGCGAACCTCTCCGGCGGAGTGGAGGTCATCCACGGCACCGCCCCGCAGGCCCTGCCTTCGCTCGACGGCGTCCCCGCCACCGCACCCCACGCCTCCGCACCCGACGCCATCTTCATCGGCGGCGGCCTCACCGCCGACGGCATGATCGACGCCTGCGTCGACGTACTCGCGCCGGGCGGGCGGCTCGTCGCCAACACCGTCACCGTCGAATCCGAAGCCGTGCTGTGGGCCGCCCGCGCCCGCCACGGCGGAACCGTCCACCGGATCGGCATCGAACGCGCCGGTAAGGTTGGGTCGTTCACGGCATGGCGACCGGCCCTGCCCGTGGTCCAATGGGTCGTCGACGGGCCGTCGCAAAGCAACACCCATACCGACACCACCGCAACCGACACAGCACGCACCGCCCGCCGCGGCGGAGAAGGGGAGCAGCACCAGTGA
- the cobM gene encoding precorrin-4 C(11)-methyltransferase, with amino-acid sequence MTVYFIGAGPGAPDLLTLRADRLIRSCPVCLYAGSIVPPEVLANCPDDADVINTARMPLENIIDVIAKADAEGKDVARLQSGDPSVWSALAEQARRLTAAGIDYEIVPGVASFSAAAAALGHELTVPTVGQSVILTRVSGRASAMPDGETLDNFGRTGATLCIHLAAHNIDRVVAELEPNYGADCPAAVVAFASRPEEVILRGTLGDIAAQVKEAGVTRTAVIVVGRVLGAEGFPDSYLYSDGRPRDAEGRTLTCGH; translated from the coding sequence GTGACCGTGTACTTCATCGGGGCGGGACCCGGCGCGCCGGACCTGCTGACGCTGCGCGCCGACCGCCTGATCAGATCCTGCCCCGTGTGCCTCTACGCCGGATCGATCGTGCCGCCCGAAGTGCTGGCCAACTGCCCCGACGACGCCGACGTGATCAACACCGCGCGCATGCCGCTGGAAAACATCATCGACGTCATCGCCAAGGCCGACGCCGAAGGAAAGGACGTCGCCCGCCTCCAGTCCGGCGACCCGTCGGTGTGGTCCGCGCTGGCAGAGCAGGCGCGCAGGCTCACCGCCGCCGGCATCGACTACGAAATCGTGCCCGGCGTGGCGTCGTTCTCCGCGGCCGCGGCGGCGCTCGGCCACGAACTCACCGTGCCCACCGTCGGCCAATCGGTGATCCTCACCCGCGTCTCCGGCCGCGCGTCGGCCATGCCCGACGGCGAGACGCTCGACAATTTCGGCCGCACCGGCGCGACCCTGTGCATCCACCTCGCCGCCCACAACATCGACCGCGTCGTCGCCGAACTCGAACCGAACTACGGCGCCGACTGTCCCGCCGCCGTCGTCGCATTCGCGTCCCGACCCGAGGAGGTCATCCTGCGCGGCACGCTCGGCGACATCGCCGCACAGGTCAAGGAGGCGGGCGTGACCCGCACCGCCGTCATCGTCGTCGGCCGCGTGCTCGGCGCCGAAGGATTCCCGGACTCGTACCTGTACTCCGACGGACGCCCCCGCGACGCCGAAGGGAGGACGCTGACGTGCGGGCACTGA
- a CDS encoding cobalt-precorrin-6A reductase: MRALILGGTAEARALAARLVDAGWHVTSSLAGRVSEPRLPVGHVRIGGFGGPAGLTRWLLADATEVFIDATHPFAERISASAAEAARATGLPLVALHRPAWEPVRGDEWLEVADMAAAAELARTRFATPFLTIGRQQLSHFAADDEGRYLIRCVEQPTGPLPRNRTVLLTRGPFDVAGERKLMRDYAVDCLVTKNSGGAQTYAKIEAARDLRKPVIMVQRPELPGKGIAYVADTVDRAFDAVTRGRV; the protein is encoded by the coding sequence GTGCGGGCACTGATTCTCGGCGGCACCGCGGAGGCCCGCGCCCTGGCCGCGCGACTGGTCGACGCCGGCTGGCACGTCACGTCGTCGCTGGCCGGGCGGGTCTCCGAGCCGAGGCTGCCCGTCGGCCACGTGCGCATCGGCGGTTTCGGCGGGCCGGCCGGCCTGACCAGGTGGTTGCTCGCCGACGCCACCGAAGTCTTCATCGACGCCACCCACCCCTTCGCCGAACGCATCAGCGCCTCGGCGGCGGAGGCGGCGCGGGCAACCGGACTGCCGCTGGTCGCGCTGCACCGTCCGGCCTGGGAGCCGGTCCGCGGCGACGAATGGCTCGAGGTCGCCGACATGGCGGCCGCCGCGGAGTTGGCGCGGACGCGGTTCGCCACTCCGTTTCTGACCATCGGCCGCCAGCAGCTGTCGCACTTCGCCGCCGACGACGAGGGCCGGTACCTCATCCGCTGCGTCGAACAGCCCACGGGGCCGCTGCCGCGCAACCGCACGGTGCTGCTCACCCGCGGTCCCTTCGACGTGGCGGGGGAGCGCAAACTGATGCGCGACTACGCCGTCGATTGCCTGGTGACCAAGAACTCCGGCGGCGCCCAGACCTACGCTAAGATCGAGGCGGCCCGCGACCTGCGCAAACCGGTGATCATGGTCCAGCGCCCCGAGTTGCCCGGCAAGGGCATCGCGTACGTCGCCGACACCGTCGACCGGGCCTTCGACGCGGTCACCCGGGGGCGCGTGTAG
- the cobJ gene encoding precorrin-3B C(17)-methyltransferase, with translation MSDRAVAPGHLYGVGLGPGDPGLITRRGADVIASADVIAFHAGPHGRSTARRIASELIDARSTPAIEELLVYPVTRGGGDDDDYAEAMGAFYAEATARLADHLSAGRSVAVLSLGDPMLYSSYQHLHRALAGDFPAHVVPGVPSVTAAAGELAHPLAEGTDILSILPATAGRARLAAAVAAADCLVIMKLAGHVDDVRDILRDAGKLDRARVVVRATMGDGWSAPLADVAADDVPYFAVVVVGAEQTGGPDTGVRVASRVGAPDAVADAGHGGPGAGLGEVVVIGLGPGPDRWMTPEAAAELDRATDVVGYATYVSRVPDKPGRTKHMSDNRVEGERAAMALDLAKAGACVAVVSSGDAGVFAMAAAVLETADDEAWRDVPVRIVPGMTAAQAVASRVGAPLGHDFAMLSLSDRLKPWRTVEKRLRAVLDADMAFAVYNPASKTRRAQVVALRDLLAEYRDPETPVIVARAVGAPEEKVTVTTVAEFDPEVVDMRTMLIVGASSTRAYDGVDGVRVFTARHYGGGGFAGTGALGGDR, from the coding sequence GTGAGCGACCGCGCCGTCGCGCCGGGCCACCTCTACGGCGTCGGTCTCGGCCCCGGCGACCCGGGACTGATCACCCGTCGCGGCGCGGACGTCATCGCGTCGGCCGACGTCATCGCCTTCCACGCCGGCCCGCACGGCAGGTCCACGGCGCGGCGCATCGCGTCGGAGCTCATCGACGCCCGGAGCACGCCGGCCATCGAAGAGCTGCTGGTGTACCCCGTCACCAGGGGCGGCGGCGATGACGACGATTACGCCGAGGCGATGGGCGCCTTCTACGCGGAGGCGACCGCGCGTCTGGCGGATCATCTTTCCGCGGGGCGGTCGGTTGCCGTGCTCTCGCTCGGTGACCCCATGTTGTACAGCTCCTACCAGCACCTGCATCGCGCGTTGGCGGGAGACTTCCCCGCCCACGTCGTCCCGGGCGTGCCCAGCGTCACCGCCGCGGCGGGCGAGCTCGCCCACCCGCTGGCCGAGGGAACGGACATCCTGTCGATCCTGCCCGCCACCGCAGGCCGCGCACGACTGGCGGCGGCGGTGGCGGCGGCGGATTGCCTGGTGATCATGAAACTCGCCGGCCACGTCGACGACGTCCGCGACATTCTGCGCGACGCCGGGAAACTCGACCGGGCGAGAGTCGTCGTCCGTGCCACGATGGGCGACGGCTGGTCGGCTCCGCTGGCCGACGTCGCCGCCGACGACGTGCCCTACTTCGCCGTGGTGGTCGTCGGCGCCGAGCAGACGGGCGGGCCCGACACCGGAGTCCGCGTCGCCTCACGCGTGGGCGCACCCGACGCCGTCGCGGATGCGGGCCACGGCGGCCCCGGGGCGGGCCTGGGCGAGGTCGTGGTCATCGGCCTGGGCCCCGGCCCCGACCGGTGGATGACGCCTGAGGCCGCCGCCGAGCTGGATCGCGCCACCGACGTCGTCGGCTACGCCACGTACGTTTCCCGGGTGCCGGACAAGCCAGGCCGCACCAAGCACATGTCCGACAATCGGGTCGAGGGCGAGCGCGCCGCGATGGCGCTGGACCTGGCCAAGGCCGGTGCCTGCGTCGCGGTGGTCAGCTCCGGCGACGCCGGCGTGTTCGCCATGGCCGCCGCCGTGTTGGAAACCGCCGACGACGAGGCGTGGCGCGACGTGCCCGTGCGCATCGTCCCCGGCATGACCGCCGCCCAGGCCGTCGCCAGTCGCGTCGGAGCCCCGCTCGGTCACGACTTCGCCATGCTCTCGCTGTCGGACCGTTTGAAGCCGTGGCGGACCGTCGAAAAGCGACTGCGCGCGGTGCTCGACGCCGACATGGCGTTCGCCGTGTACAACCCGGCGTCGAAGACGCGGCGGGCCCAGGTTGTGGCGCTGCGCGATCTTCTCGCCGAGTACCGCGATCCGGAAACGCCCGTCATCGTCGCCCGCGCGGTCGGGGCGCCGGAGGAGAAGGTCACCGTCACCACCGTCGCCGAATTCGACCCGGAGGTCGTGGACATGCGGACCATGCTCATCGTCGGTGCGTCGTCGACGCGGGCGTACGACGGCGTCGATGGCGTGCGCGTGTTCACCGCCCGGCATTACGGCGGCGGTGGATTCGCGGGGACCGGGGCGCTCGGCGGGGATCGCTAG
- a CDS encoding precorrin-8X methylmutase: MFGFDYVTDGAAIYRESFSIIRAESDLGRFSPDEEVVAVRMIHAAGQTDLAEDIVFSPGAVAAARAALEAGKPIFTDVTMIASGITRRRLPADNEVICTLHDERTPGLAAELGTTRTAAAVDLWGDRLAGAVVAIGNAPTALYHLLDRLRDGELPMPAAVLAIPVGFVGAAESKQSTIDVAPQIPGLEYITVTGRRGGSAITCAALNALATKREILP, from the coding sequence ATGTTTGGCTTCGATTACGTCACCGACGGCGCGGCGATTTACCGCGAGTCATTCTCCATCATCCGCGCCGAGTCCGACCTCGGGCGTTTTTCGCCCGACGAGGAGGTCGTCGCCGTCCGCATGATCCACGCCGCCGGCCAGACGGACCTGGCGGAGGACATCGTCTTCTCCCCCGGCGCAGTCGCCGCCGCCCGCGCCGCGCTGGAGGCGGGCAAGCCGATCTTCACCGACGTGACCATGATCGCCTCGGGCATCACGCGCCGCCGCCTGCCCGCGGACAACGAGGTCATCTGCACGCTTCACGACGAGCGCACCCCGGGACTGGCCGCCGAATTGGGCACCACGCGCACCGCCGCCGCCGTCGACTTGTGGGGTGACCGGCTCGCCGGTGCCGTCGTGGCCATCGGCAACGCGCCCACCGCGTTGTACCACCTGCTCGACCGACTCCGCGACGGCGAGCTGCCCATGCCCGCCGCCGTGCTGGCCATTCCGGTCGGGTTCGTCGGTGCGGCGGAATCGAAGCAGTCCACCATCGACGTCGCCCCGCAAATCCCCGGCCTGGAGTACATCACCGTCACCGGCCGCCGCGGCGGTTCGGCCATCACCTGCGCAGCCCTCAACGCGCTGGCCACGAAGCGGGAGATCCTCCCGTGA